actctttccaaaaaaaagagtACTGTCAAGAAACATGTAGCATCCGTAAAGCACATCACAGCGCTAGAGAAGATTaagaaaagcaagaagaaaGATCAAAATATCAAGGATCTTCTTGCAAAAACAAGCGGAGGAGCAAAAGGATCCACATTACCCGAAGACATGAGGCTCTATCGATACGAGCTCGTGGAAGCTCTGCTGAAGGCAGGTATCCCTCTTTCAAAAGCCGACAGTTTGcgaccatttcttgaaaaatatggtcATCGCCTGACATCTCGGAACCATCTCGCAGAATTCATTCCCACGATTCATCAGAAGGAGATAGACTTAGTGAAATCCGAAATAGCTGCCAACAGTGCTTTTTCTGTGATCTTTGATGGGAGCACCAGGCTTGGGGAAGCGTTGGCAATTGTCGTCCGCTTCATTGACAAAGATTGGAATATACAGCAGAGGCTTCTCAAACTTGAAGTTCTAGCCAAGAGCATGAATGGGGAAGAGCTTGCTCAAAGACTGATTCAGTGCATGGCTGTGGAGTATAAAATACAGCCGAACCAGCTTCTAGCAGCAATGAGAGATGGTGCCTCAGTAAATGAGGCTGGATTGCGTCAAGTCATGTTTTTCTTTCCCAATATTTTTAATGTCATCTGTTTCTCACACACAATCGACAATGTTGGGAAACACTTTGAATTTAGTGTCCTAGACACATTTTCTAGGTGTTGGAACACCATGTTTTCTCTAAGTCCAGCTGCCCGGCTGTTGTGGAAGACAAGAACTGGCACAGCAATGCGACTTCATTCCAAAACCAGATGGTGGAGCAAATGGGAAGTCCTCAATCAGGTAATGGAGTTTTTTGGGGACGTTGAGCCCTTCCTAAGAGAAAATGATAACCTGTCTCCTGTTTGCCGTGCAAGCCTGTTGGAGATTTTTGATGATCCAGTTACTGCTAGAGACTTAGACATTGAGCTTGCTGCTATGATTGATGCGGGCAAGCACTTTGTTCAAGCAACTTATTATCTTGAGGGGGATGGTCCCTTAGTATTTGCTTGCTATGAACGTTTGTCTGCATTAGCACATGCAATAGCCATTGACTCTTTTCCAAACACCGAGGCCAAAGCTCGCCAACATGCAGGTAGAAATATGGCATTGTACAACCAGTTAGTTGCCCAAGGAAAGGCATGCATCAATCCAGGCTTCCGCTTTTACCAACAGAAATTCAGTTTGCAGTTCCACAATGTTGTTCGTGCATTTAAGGCTGCACGCTTATGTTGCCCAGTACAGGTGCAAGCACTACGTCCAACTGCTGTATCAGTCCAGGAACTAAAGCAATTTACTTTCATTACTGATGCAGAGGTTGTACAGCTTGTGGAAGAGCTGCCAAACTATCTGGCCACTGCTGATGGTGCAGCCATTGAAACAGAAGAAGACAAAGCACAGTGGTGGGCTACACATGCCGCTGCTCTCCCAAATTGGTCTGCTGCAGTCAAAAAGATCTTGTTGGTGCAGCCTAGTTCAGCATCGGCTGAGCGAGTGTTTAGCCTGCTACAAAATGCATTTAGCAAGCAGCAAGAGGCAGCATTAGAGGAAACAGTGGAAACATCGGTCATGTTACGTTACAATGACAATAAGCACACATGAAATCATGAATTATGTAGAGGGGTAGCTGGTGGTGCAAAACCTTCAGGGACagtgtaaatattgtaaatattgaaaaaacatgGCTTTATACCACAAACACTCGTTTATGTCAGAGAAACTTTATATCCTTAATAAGCATATTagcaaagtttgttttgttcgaATACAATCACGTGGTTGGGTTGAGAGAGACTCAGTCTTACCATATTgatcagggcttgaaattgcgactcactggtcgccaatgcgactaaaaattGAGCGCTGGCGACTAAATTTTTAGAAGTGGTCGCCAACTGACGCCTCTTGTTTTGTCCGATAAGTAAAGAACATCACGAcacaacttttgttttatatctTTATATTACAAAATCAATCGGAAATGGTAGCTAGTATATAACTCACCTTTCCGTTCCCTGTAAAATAATGTCTGAATGACCTGAATATTACAAGGTAATCGAAAAAATTGATACTCCGTTCACGGCACGCCATATTGCTTCAGCGGCTTCTTCTGAAACTGGGATTGCAAGCGCACTTCAACACAACGTACTTTACAATTTGAGTTGTAAATCAATCTCTtacaccaaaaaattgaaagcaacttttgagaaacttttggattttggggcaacttttgagcaacttttagaattttggagca
The genomic region above belongs to Montipora capricornis isolate CH-2021 chromosome 8, ASM3666992v2, whole genome shotgun sequence and contains:
- the LOC138059187 gene encoding uncharacterized protein, with the protein product MAEASDNSCSSEDDEYSDPLEVAASAGARLSVPEKASISRKRKVPTNPAEKKRNVRGSVDPKVSVWDRMNEFKDQCLTTVSGNLRCDACRETLSKKKSTVKKHVASVKHITALEKIKKSKKKDQNIKDLLAKTSGGAKGSTLPEDMRLYRYELVEALLKAGIPLSKADSLRPFLEKYGHRLTSRNHLAEFIPTIHQKEIDLVKSEIAANSAFSVIFDGSTRLGEALAIVVRFIDKDWNIQQRLLKLEVLAKSMNGEELAQRLIQCMAVEYKIQPNQLLAAMRDGASVNEAGLRQVMFFFPNIFNVICFSHTIDNVGKHFEFSVLDTFSRCWNTMFSLSPAARLLWKTRTGTAMRLHSKTRWWSKWEVLNQVMEFFGDVEPFLRENDNLSPVCRASLLEIFDDPVTARDLDIELAAMIDAGKHFVQATYYLEGDGPLVFACYERLSALAHAIAIDSFPNTEAKARQHAGRNMALYNQLVAQGKACINPGFRFYQQKFSLQFHNVVRAFKAARLCCPVQVQALRPTAVSVQELKQFTFITDAEVVQLVEELPNYLATADGAAIETEEDKAQWWATHAAALPNWSAAVKKILLVQPSSASAERVFSLLQNAFSKQQEAALEETVETSVMLRYNDNKHT